The following are encoded together in the Nitrospira sp. genome:
- a CDS encoding CpsD/CapB family tyrosine-protein kinase: protein MEYLQHAQERFKQQTGSAGTDPGRLVDDTRRPGYPITYTATKTITISDRVMREQRLITGFDEGPFVDAYRVLRAQVLQQYRQKGWNVIGVSSPSDQEGKTLTAVNLALSLAMDLAHTVLLVDADMHRPAVHRVFGMESVPGLTEYLFDNAPLTQLLIHPGIGRFVFLPGGRAIKNSAEALASPRMTGLVQELKHRYPSRLIVFDLPPLLSRADVVGFAPHIDALLLVAEEGRTAATEVERSLDALKGTVPILGGVLNKSGRAMLTLRQGRKLVNTDR from the coding sequence ATGGAATATCTTCAGCACGCTCAGGAACGCTTCAAGCAGCAAACAGGCTCAGCAGGTACGGACCCAGGCCGATTGGTTGACGACACCCGGCGACCGGGTTATCCGATCACGTATACCGCCACCAAGACGATCACGATTTCCGATCGTGTGATGCGGGAGCAGCGTTTAATTACCGGGTTCGACGAGGGCCCCTTTGTCGATGCCTATCGGGTGTTACGCGCACAAGTCCTGCAGCAGTATCGTCAAAAAGGATGGAATGTCATTGGAGTGTCGAGTCCCTCCGATCAAGAAGGCAAAACACTGACGGCGGTCAATCTCGCGCTCTCCCTGGCGATGGACCTGGCTCATACCGTGTTGTTGGTTGATGCCGATATGCATCGACCGGCGGTGCATCGTGTGTTTGGAATGGAGTCTGTTCCAGGACTGACCGAGTATTTGTTCGATAATGCGCCGCTCACTCAGCTGCTTATTCATCCAGGAATCGGGCGGTTTGTCTTCTTGCCAGGGGGGAGGGCGATCAAGAATTCGGCCGAGGCGCTCGCGTCACCGAGAATGACCGGTCTTGTTCAAGAACTCAAACATCGGTACCCGTCCCGTCTTATCGTGTTCGATCTTCCGCCGCTCTTGTCCCGCGCCGATGTTGTCGGATTCGCCCCGCATATCGATGCGTTGTTGCTCGTTGCGGAAGAAGGTCGCACAGCGGCAACCGAGGTCGAACGATCTTTGGACGCATTGAAAGGAACGGTTCCGATTCTTGGAGGCGTTCTGAATAAAAGCGGCCGTGCCATGTTGACGCTACGGCAGGGTCGGAAACTGGTCAACACTGATCGCTGA
- a CDS encoding polysaccharide biosynthesis/export family protein, with amino-acid sequence MAVITACVCLVLLGDGRQLLAEPVSGEPTNVEPTYLLGPEDILKVAVWKDEQLTQEAVVRPDGMISFPLIGEVQASGRTVEDVRSEIALRLTKYLPNPNVTVTVLKVLSYRIYVLGRVNKPGEYQAGHHTDVLQALSMAGGLTAYASENNIKIIRRNGTDELVFPFRYGDAKKGQDLHQNILLQRGDVVMVP; translated from the coding sequence ATGGCGGTTATCACGGCGTGCGTCTGCCTTGTGCTCCTCGGCGACGGCCGGCAGCTCTTGGCCGAACCGGTGAGCGGCGAGCCCACGAATGTTGAGCCGACCTATCTCTTGGGCCCGGAAGATATTCTCAAGGTGGCTGTGTGGAAAGATGAACAATTGACGCAAGAAGCGGTGGTTAGACCGGATGGGATGATTTCATTCCCCCTCATCGGAGAGGTCCAGGCCTCAGGTCGTACGGTCGAAGATGTTCGCAGTGAGATTGCCCTGCGTCTGACGAAATATCTCCCGAATCCCAATGTGACGGTGACGGTTCTGAAGGTCCTCAGCTATCGCATCTATGTGCTGGGACGGGTCAATAAACCGGGTGAATATCAAGCGGGACACCATACCGATGTGCTACAGGCGTTGAGCATGGCTGGTGGGTTGACGGCCTATGCTTCAGAGAACAACATCAAGATTATTCGCCGAAACGGAACCGACGAGTTGGTGTTTCCCTTCCGCTACGGCGATGCCAAGAAAGGGCAAGACTTACACCAGAACATTCTGCTTCAGCGTGGTGATGTGGTGATGGTGCCGTGA
- a CDS encoding AAA family ATPase: protein MYETHYQLKTKPFTLLPDPDFLYLGAKHKMALSLLEYGLANGSAFMVITGNPGTGKTTLLNRLLEQSSHPWVIGVLSNIHSGLGGLMPWIAASFGLATNGKSDVDIFHEFARFLEHEHGIGRRVLLILDEAQNAAAEVLEELRLLSNLNDGRRRSLQILLSGQLGLQDLLKGPGMVQFAQRIGVEYVLESLSEDETVAYIDHRLQVAGRPSRLFSTLAGRTVFRLTGGIPRLINQLSDHALVYGYAEQADTITGRVILAAATARAKHGVFPFVSSPDEVDMCEQELADEQLEINGVARSRVQVEEPTSQFVEMQEPDPLKVPDSSEVYREGLALKESGEYRKAIGLFDRLAAQESWSVKALAQKGLCFQAIGKHDQALTTLLEASTRRASTEEEGMAVQYLLGRSLESRERYEEACEIYQALNQAQHNYRDVPDRLARLQPSDQALDLERRQPSTRFSAFWRGCGQFLRGSHG from the coding sequence ATGTACGAAACGCACTACCAGCTGAAAACGAAGCCGTTCACGTTATTGCCCGATCCCGACTTTCTCTATTTGGGAGCCAAGCACAAGATGGCGTTGAGTCTTCTGGAGTATGGGCTCGCCAATGGATCCGCGTTCATGGTGATCACGGGGAATCCAGGCACAGGGAAAACCACATTGCTCAATCGGTTACTGGAGCAGTCCAGCCATCCATGGGTCATCGGCGTCCTCTCCAATATTCACAGCGGGCTGGGCGGGCTGATGCCGTGGATCGCCGCCTCGTTCGGCTTGGCGACGAACGGAAAAAGCGACGTCGATATCTTTCATGAATTTGCCAGATTTCTTGAGCATGAACACGGCATCGGGCGACGAGTGCTTCTGATTCTCGATGAAGCGCAAAATGCCGCAGCCGAGGTGTTGGAAGAACTCCGATTGCTGTCGAACCTTAATGATGGGCGGCGCCGATCGCTGCAGATTTTACTTTCAGGACAACTAGGGTTACAGGATCTTCTGAAAGGGCCCGGCATGGTACAGTTCGCTCAACGGATCGGCGTGGAGTACGTGCTGGAGAGTTTGTCGGAAGATGAAACCGTAGCCTACATCGATCATCGTCTTCAGGTGGCCGGCCGGCCATCGCGGTTGTTTTCGACTCTGGCCGGTCGAACCGTGTTCCGCCTCACCGGCGGAATACCCAGGTTGATCAATCAACTCAGCGACCATGCCCTCGTCTATGGGTATGCCGAGCAGGCGGATACCATCACCGGTCGCGTTATTCTGGCCGCCGCGACGGCGCGGGCCAAGCACGGGGTGTTTCCCTTCGTGTCTTCGCCCGACGAGGTCGACATGTGCGAACAGGAACTCGCCGACGAGCAACTCGAGATCAATGGAGTTGCGAGAAGCCGGGTCCAAGTTGAAGAACCTACGAGTCAATTCGTGGAGATGCAAGAGCCCGATCCTCTGAAGGTACCTGATTCATCAGAGGTGTATCGCGAAGGATTAGCACTCAAGGAATCCGGCGAATACAGAAAAGCAATCGGGTTATTCGACCGGTTGGCCGCACAGGAATCTTGGTCCGTCAAAGCGTTGGCTCAGAAAGGATTGTGCTTCCAGGCGATTGGGAAACATGACCAGGCACTCACCACCCTATTGGAAGCTTCAACCAGACGGGCGTCTACGGAGGAAGAAGGAATGGCCGTGCAGTATTTGCTGGGTCGAAGCCTCGAATCACGAGAACGGTATGAGGAAGCGTGCGAGATCTACCAGGCGCTGAATCAGGCGCAACACAACTACCGAGACGTGCCGGATCGCCTTGCTCGATTACAGCCGTCTGACCAGGCTCTTGATCTTGAACGCCGGCAGCCGAGCACCCGATTTTCGGCATTCTGGCGAGGGTGCGGACAATTTCTACGAGGTAGCCACGGTTGA
- a CDS encoding undecaprenyl/decaprenyl-phosphate alpha-N-acetylglucosaminyl 1-phosphate transferase: MVILLFGIWDDRVGLSYRMKFAGQILAAVIVVVFAGIRISSIPFLDDVLIPAWVSVPLTVMVIVGVTNAVNLSDGLDGLAGGLSLISFTGIAYLAYQVNEAVLVLLTVSVVGGLLGFLRFNTHPARIFMGDAGSQFLGHYLAVAAILLTDATRTAYSPLLTLFLWGVPLLDTVGVMIHRYAQGRSPFVGDRSHVHYRLLACGLTHGQAVTLIYGVHAIMVGCAYLLRWQPDGLLIAVYVVFAGGLYGLFMGMPHTITSAEADSSLITQRRAQGSPNPWAIGEAALTILYLAIPLYLLGSLLVPREIPSDAGVVAGALTIAVLASFFFPSVAPWAVRAALYIGSTSVLYYSDVFPRAVMAEILTTVNVGVALLAVLVILAIRLIGEERFQTTPLDYLIILFAGVLPFLPGMTVGDVPMGLLTAKLIVLFFAFELLLNIRSSAVGRLGVVSLVMLTGVMLRAWWP; this comes from the coding sequence GTGGTCATCTTGTTGTTTGGGATCTGGGATGACCGAGTCGGACTTAGCTACCGGATGAAGTTCGCCGGGCAGATCCTGGCCGCGGTCATTGTCGTGGTCTTTGCTGGAATCCGTATTTCGTCTATTCCATTCCTCGATGATGTGCTCATTCCCGCCTGGGTGTCGGTACCGCTTACGGTGATGGTGATCGTCGGCGTCACGAACGCCGTGAATCTCTCGGATGGACTCGACGGCTTGGCTGGAGGCCTGTCGCTCATCAGCTTTACCGGCATCGCGTATCTGGCCTATCAGGTGAATGAAGCGGTACTGGTTTTGCTGACGGTGTCCGTTGTCGGGGGGCTGCTCGGGTTTCTCAGGTTTAACACCCATCCGGCGAGGATTTTCATGGGTGATGCCGGCAGTCAATTTCTCGGCCATTACCTGGCAGTGGCGGCCATTCTCCTGACCGACGCGACCAGGACGGCCTACAGTCCGCTTTTGACGCTGTTTCTTTGGGGGGTCCCGTTGTTGGATACGGTCGGGGTCATGATTCATCGGTATGCGCAAGGACGATCACCCTTCGTCGGTGATCGGAGTCATGTTCATTACCGATTGTTGGCGTGTGGGCTTACGCATGGACAAGCGGTGACCCTCATCTATGGGGTCCATGCCATCATGGTGGGCTGTGCCTATCTCCTTCGCTGGCAGCCTGATGGGCTGTTGATTGCGGTATACGTGGTGTTCGCCGGCGGGCTGTATGGTCTCTTTATGGGTATGCCACACACTATCACCTCGGCTGAAGCGGACTCGTCATTGATCACGCAACGCCGTGCCCAGGGTAGTCCCAATCCATGGGCTATCGGCGAAGCTGCGCTCACGATCTTGTACCTGGCGATTCCGCTGTACTTACTCGGATCCCTCCTCGTCCCTCGCGAGATTCCATCTGATGCGGGTGTGGTTGCCGGAGCCTTGACGATTGCGGTGCTTGCTTCGTTCTTCTTTCCCTCCGTCGCTCCCTGGGCCGTGCGCGCTGCGTTGTACATCGGCAGCACCTCGGTGCTGTACTACAGCGACGTATTCCCACGCGCAGTCATGGCCGAGATTCTCACCACGGTCAATGTGGGAGTCGCCCTGTTGGCGGTGCTTGTGATCCTTGCGATCCGCTTGATCGGCGAGGAGCGTTTTCAGACGACTCCGTTGGATTACCTCATCATCCTGTTTGCAGGGGTTCTGCCGTTTCTGCCGGGAATGACCGTCGGTGATGTCCCCATGGGGCTTCTGACGGCGAAGTTAATCGTCTTGTTCTTTGCCTTTGAATTGCTATTGAACATACGGTCGTCTGCAGTAGGGCGTCTTGGCGTCGTCTCTCTGGTGATGCTGACTGGTGTCATGCTGCGTGCCTGGTGGCCATAA
- a CDS encoding lipopolysaccharide biosynthesis protein: MGSVTLGSDQRPQGRAATNLRAQATVSDYLAVLRRRRRLILMAGASLLAASVALAFLWPPVYRSTATILIEEQEIPPDLVRSAIATYVDQRIETIKQQVLSRSTLWRMVEQYKLYQGLRTRSSTEEVLERFTKDIAIEVMNVKVIDKRSQTPTQATIAFTLAYDGETPEVAQKVANELTSLFLNENLKTRERHAQETTLFLKRESENLSRHIQELEEKLAKVKQRADGALPELVQLNMAMMNQAQRELIDVDRDIRSLRERKTYLEGELATLKPHTPIISASGERLLDVDERLKALRAQFASLAAYVKPDHPDMIKMKQEISSLELETGGSDGRDELSKRLMAERAMLDDLRGRMHDAHPDVIRAQEVVASLEQELQAAIERAALHVTIKPENPAYINIESQLASTKASLQAMEAARSELKRRMSEYATRLESTPTIEPEYLDLIRDRENSVRKHQEISSRMMEAQVSAELEVQRKGERFLLINPPELPEKPSQPNRPAILILGALFAIFGGVGVGVAADNLDGKIHTREQLARTMRSIPVLAVPYLPSEREVATLARRRVAVSLSALGALAVVAIVLHLTWRPLDVVWYTILRKFG, encoded by the coding sequence ATGGGCAGTGTCACGTTAGGCAGCGATCAGAGACCACAGGGCCGCGCGGCGACCAATCTCCGTGCACAAGCAACCGTGTCCGACTATTTGGCGGTGCTACGCCGCCGACGTCGGTTGATTCTCATGGCAGGAGCGTCGCTGCTGGCAGCGAGCGTCGCCCTGGCATTTCTTTGGCCGCCGGTGTATCGCTCGACCGCGACGATTTTGATCGAAGAACAAGAGATTCCTCCCGATCTGGTGCGGTCGGCCATCGCGACCTATGTCGATCAGCGCATCGAAACAATCAAGCAGCAGGTGCTCAGCCGATCCACGCTTTGGCGCATGGTCGAACAATACAAGCTGTATCAAGGGCTTCGCACCCGAAGCTCGACCGAAGAGGTGCTGGAGCGATTTACGAAAGATATTGCGATCGAAGTCATGAACGTCAAGGTGATCGACAAGCGATCACAGACCCCGACTCAAGCGACCATCGCTTTTACGTTGGCCTATGATGGTGAAACTCCGGAGGTCGCACAAAAAGTCGCCAATGAGCTGACAAGTCTTTTCCTGAACGAAAATCTAAAGACCCGTGAGCGACATGCTCAAGAAACGACGTTATTTCTCAAACGGGAATCTGAAAATTTATCTCGACACATTCAAGAATTGGAAGAAAAGTTGGCCAAGGTTAAGCAACGGGCGGACGGAGCGTTGCCGGAACTCGTGCAACTGAATATGGCCATGATGAATCAAGCCCAACGGGAACTCATCGATGTCGACCGTGATATCAGAAGTCTGCGAGAGCGCAAAACCTATCTCGAAGGCGAATTGGCGACGCTAAAACCCCATACGCCGATCATCAGCGCAAGCGGCGAACGGCTGTTGGACGTCGACGAACGGCTGAAAGCGCTGCGTGCTCAGTTTGCCAGTCTTGCGGCCTACGTGAAACCCGATCATCCCGACATGATCAAGATGAAACAGGAAATATCGTCGCTTGAGCTGGAAACCGGTGGATCGGACGGTCGGGACGAATTGTCGAAACGTCTCATGGCGGAACGAGCCATGCTGGATGATCTTCGCGGGCGTATGCACGATGCCCATCCCGACGTCATCCGTGCCCAAGAGGTCGTGGCTTCACTGGAGCAGGAATTACAGGCTGCGATCGAGCGCGCCGCATTACACGTGACCATCAAGCCGGAGAATCCCGCATACATTAATATTGAGTCGCAACTGGCTTCGACCAAGGCGTCGTTGCAGGCGATGGAAGCCGCGCGCAGTGAGCTGAAGCGCCGCATGTCTGAGTACGCGACACGACTTGAGTCGACACCGACGATCGAGCCTGAGTATCTGGACTTGATTCGAGATCGGGAAAACTCCGTGCGGAAACATCAAGAAATTTCGTCTCGGATGATGGAAGCGCAAGTCTCGGCCGAATTGGAGGTTCAGCGGAAGGGCGAACGGTTCTTATTGATCAATCCACCGGAACTGCCTGAAAAACCCAGCCAGCCCAACCGTCCGGCGATCTTAATACTCGGTGCGCTATTTGCCATCTTCGGTGGAGTCGGTGTCGGTGTCGCTGCGGATAATCTTGACGGCAAAATCCATACAAGGGAGCAGCTTGCCCGCACCATGCGAAGCATCCCGGTCCTAGCCGTCCCCTATCTGCCTTCAGAGCGTGAGGTGGCAACCCTGGCCCGTCGCCGTGTGGCCGTCAGCCTCTCTGCCCTTGGAGCCCTTGCAGTGGTGGCGATCGTCCTCCATCTGACCTGGAGGCCATTGGACGTCGTGTGGTACACGATCCTCAGAAAATTCGGATGA
- the xrtD gene encoding VPLPA-CTERM-specific exosortase XrtD, whose amino-acid sequence MSTQPTTLDVLPPSSGLSFDPSSLNRRSPLLWAFLAVVATILGYLYADSLRFLGEAWLEENNSHGPFIPLISLYMVWMRWGRVQSTEPVGLWWGIPIVAVGLFVYAVGQFAAMHAVVHVSFWLVILGMLTCTIGLSGIWQVAFPLCYLLAAIPPPTFLQYELSSRLQLWSSALGIGFLQSIGVMAFRDGNVIDLGRIQLQVVEACSGLRYLFPLTTLTILVAYLYRESLWKRILLVLSSIPISILLNGFRIGAIGVLVEYYGSGAAEGFTHFFEGWIMFVASLGLLCVEMWLLARIAARAPSRPFVDLIGLPEAAPPAARSDRSRRTLIPLSTGLALLIVAVPVAPSLVQGEFSPPPRQSLTEFPLRLDAWQGASFPMERQYLDALQLDDYILADYIAPNQPPVNVYLAYYLSPKKGRSSHSPKQCIPGGGWEITSFEPLHMERVSGVEPGQEINRVVIQKSGQKQIVYYWFKQRDRWITSEYLVKFFLFWDSLTRRRADGALVRLTSAVHAGESEAVVDQRLQVMAGLVTPLLSRYVPD is encoded by the coding sequence ATGTCAACTCAACCGACGACCCTCGATGTATTGCCGCCTTCTTCAGGCCTGTCTTTTGACCCTTCCTCGTTGAACCGGAGGAGTCCGCTCCTCTGGGCGTTTCTCGCCGTCGTCGCAACCATCCTCGGCTACCTGTACGCGGACAGTCTGCGGTTTCTAGGCGAAGCGTGGTTGGAGGAGAACAACAGTCACGGCCCCTTTATTCCACTGATCTCGCTGTACATGGTGTGGATGCGATGGGGGCGGGTTCAATCGACCGAGCCCGTTGGTCTCTGGTGGGGAATTCCTATCGTCGCCGTCGGGTTGTTCGTATACGCTGTGGGGCAGTTCGCCGCGATGCACGCGGTCGTGCACGTCTCGTTCTGGCTCGTGATCCTTGGAATGCTGACCTGCACCATTGGACTGTCGGGTATCTGGCAGGTCGCGTTTCCTCTCTGTTATTTGCTTGCCGCCATCCCGCCGCCCACATTTCTGCAGTACGAACTCTCCAGCCGCCTCCAACTCTGGTCCTCTGCGTTGGGAATCGGATTTCTCCAATCGATCGGTGTCATGGCGTTTCGCGACGGGAATGTCATCGATTTGGGACGCATTCAACTTCAAGTCGTGGAGGCGTGCAGCGGGCTTCGGTATTTGTTCCCACTCACGACCCTGACGATTTTGGTGGCGTATCTGTACCGCGAATCGCTCTGGAAGCGGATCCTGCTCGTTCTGTCGAGTATCCCGATTTCAATCTTGCTCAACGGCTTTCGAATCGGCGCCATCGGTGTATTGGTCGAATATTACGGATCGGGGGCGGCCGAGGGGTTTACCCACTTCTTCGAAGGTTGGATCATGTTTGTGGCGAGTCTCGGTTTGCTCTGTGTGGAGATGTGGCTTCTCGCGCGGATAGCTGCAAGGGCCCCGTCGCGTCCCTTCGTCGATCTGATCGGTTTGCCGGAGGCTGCTCCGCCAGCCGCACGGTCGGATAGAAGCCGTCGAACCCTGATCCCGCTGTCTACGGGATTGGCCCTCCTTATCGTGGCGGTACCAGTCGCTCCGTCGCTGGTACAAGGGGAGTTTTCCCCACCGCCCAGACAATCACTCACAGAATTCCCCTTGCGTCTCGACGCGTGGCAGGGGGCCTCGTTTCCGATGGAGCGGCAGTATCTCGATGCGCTGCAATTGGACGATTACATTCTGGCCGATTATATCGCACCGAATCAGCCTCCGGTGAATGTGTATCTGGCGTATTACCTCTCGCCGAAGAAAGGTCGGTCTTCACACTCGCCCAAGCAATGTATCCCCGGTGGTGGCTGGGAAATCACCTCCTTCGAACCTCTCCATATGGAACGAGTGTCGGGGGTGGAACCGGGGCAGGAGATCAATCGGGTGGTGATCCAGAAAAGCGGGCAAAAGCAGATCGTCTATTACTGGTTTAAACAGCGCGATCGCTGGATTACCAGTGAGTACTTGGTGAAGTTTTTTCTCTTCTGGGATTCACTCACACGACGGCGTGCGGACGGCGCACTGGTGCGCCTGACTTCCGCCGTTCATGCAGGAGAGAGTGAAGCGGTCGTGGACCAGCGGTTGCAGGTTATGGCCGGTCTCGTCACACCATTGCTGAGTCGATACGTTCCGGATTGA
- a CDS encoding Slp family lipoprotein: MKPVWSICFLSGLVILSGCATSEHQGDGLPSGTPQISYAQVKLTPESYMGQSVTFGGKVLGARRLKEGTRIEILQLPLTSSLQPTMDVSRSEGRFVALQKSFLDPATIPPGTFLTVTGELAGTIVLPLDETEYTYPLIHITNLRVWTENDQEAPRIRRPIGPGPYWGPYWSPYWSPWPYYW, translated from the coding sequence ATGAAACCGGTGTGGTCTATTTGCTTTTTATCCGGATTAGTCATCCTGTCAGGCTGTGCCACATCGGAGCATCAGGGCGACGGTCTGCCGTCAGGCACACCTCAGATCAGCTATGCGCAGGTGAAGTTGACCCCAGAATCCTACATGGGGCAGTCGGTTACATTCGGCGGGAAAGTCTTGGGAGCACGGCGGCTTAAGGAAGGGACCAGGATTGAAATCTTACAACTTCCGCTGACGTCTTCTCTTCAACCGACCATGGACGTCAGCCGGTCTGAAGGTCGCTTCGTGGCCCTGCAGAAATCTTTCCTCGATCCGGCCACCATCCCACCGGGCACCTTCCTCACCGTGACGGGAGAGCTGGCCGGTACCATCGTGCTACCGCTGGACGAAACCGAGTATACCTACCCTCTCATCCACATCACCAATCTGCGCGTGTGGACCGAGAACGATCAGGAGGCCCCTCGCATACGCCGCCCCATTGGCCCTGGTCCCTATTGGGGCCCCTACTGGTCTCCGTACTGGAGCCCGTGGCCGTATTATTGGTAG
- a CDS encoding tetratricopeptide repeat protein — protein MKRCVACGLMLMVAVGLSACGGAEERKAKYQLKAQEYFQEGNFPKARIALRNVLQIDPKNVDAYFLYAQVEEKEQNWRNAFAAYQQVVELDPHHDRGQVKVAKYYLEVRALDQAKTITDRLLAQQPDHVPAQAIKIAIMALSDRVKEAVSQAEKLIAAAPTEVDAALLITALYTSVQRTGEAVPFLRRALAVHPDNLELLDVWATTLLKQGQNGEAEETLEKIVRLEPTVFNHRLRQVSFYDGQQQYEKAEAILRDAIRAESDNEKRWLSLAEYIGKRRGVEQGEGILQEARKALPHNGKLWLALGGLYESTRRVDRARELYREMETAFSGKPEANEAQVKLASLDWAEGKVEEAAQTIEAVLKENSRSSDALLLRGKIALQRGNGKDAILDFRSVLKDQPEMAEGHVLLARAHLLTGEPMLARDSLDKALTFKPTLVEAQTLLAGLDAAAGHFKEAKQRLDPLLEREPGNVALLGMLFQLQLQEKDWNHSQKTLTRLRQAGADEGLASLAEGHVALAQQQWDTAEAAYTKAAQRRPSAAEPLIALVQLDVRRGRMPHAQQRLESILATSPEHPYAAGFLGELLLTKGESAAAVSHLETAARVNPKWTTPWVHLARLHQAQKRTAESDAVLRKGLEVSPENEQLRLLLAMSLSSQGQHNEAIGHYEMVLKRAPSSLVAANNLAAALVDHKGDPQSLERALALSRGFESQKANPYLLDTLGWAHHKLGHGADAVRVLQQATAMAPDHPILNYHLGAAYVKVGREADAVTHLKKALASGTPFDGLNDAKTLLGEVAG, from the coding sequence ATGAAACGATGTGTCGCGTGTGGACTGATGCTTATGGTGGCTGTAGGGCTGAGTGCCTGTGGTGGGGCTGAAGAGCGTAAGGCCAAGTACCAGCTCAAGGCCCAAGAGTACTTCCAGGAAGGGAATTTCCCCAAAGCCAGAATTGCCCTCAGAAATGTGCTCCAGATCGATCCGAAAAATGTCGACGCGTACTTTCTCTATGCGCAAGTCGAAGAAAAAGAGCAAAATTGGCGCAATGCGTTCGCTGCCTATCAGCAGGTCGTCGAACTCGATCCCCATCATGATCGTGGCCAGGTCAAAGTGGCGAAGTACTACCTCGAGGTTCGGGCATTGGACCAAGCCAAAACGATTACGGATCGGTTGCTGGCCCAACAACCGGATCATGTGCCGGCGCAGGCCATCAAGATCGCGATCATGGCGCTCTCCGACCGGGTGAAAGAGGCGGTCAGCCAGGCGGAGAAGCTGATTGCTGCGGCGCCGACGGAGGTGGATGCGGCCTTACTGATCACGGCGCTGTACACCTCGGTTCAGAGGACGGGAGAGGCAGTTCCATTTCTGCGTCGAGCCTTAGCGGTACATCCGGACAATCTTGAATTGCTGGATGTATGGGCAACCACACTGCTCAAGCAGGGGCAGAACGGCGAGGCGGAGGAGACGCTTGAGAAAATCGTCAGACTGGAGCCAACGGTGTTCAATCACCGGTTGCGCCAAGTCTCCTTCTATGACGGACAACAACAATACGAAAAGGCGGAAGCCATCTTACGGGACGCGATTCGAGCGGAGTCGGATAACGAGAAGCGCTGGTTATCATTGGCGGAATACATCGGAAAACGCCGCGGTGTGGAGCAGGGAGAGGGCATATTGCAAGAGGCACGAAAGGCACTCCCGCACAACGGCAAGCTGTGGCTGGCCTTAGGTGGCCTGTACGAATCGACTCGACGAGTCGATAGGGCACGCGAACTCTATCGTGAAATGGAGACGGCATTCTCCGGAAAGCCTGAGGCCAATGAAGCGCAAGTGAAGCTCGCAAGCCTGGATTGGGCTGAAGGCAAGGTCGAGGAAGCCGCACAGACGATCGAAGCCGTGCTGAAAGAAAACTCCCGCTCGAGCGATGCCCTTTTACTAAGAGGGAAGATTGCGCTTCAGCGAGGCAATGGGAAGGATGCCATTCTCGACTTTCGATCTGTCTTAAAGGATCAACCGGAAATGGCAGAAGGGCATGTCCTCCTGGCCCGAGCACATTTGCTGACTGGTGAACCGATGTTGGCACGTGACAGTCTGGATAAAGCCCTTACCTTCAAGCCGACGCTGGTGGAGGCACAGACCCTGTTGGCAGGACTGGATGCGGCTGCCGGTCACTTCAAGGAGGCGAAGCAACGGCTGGATCCACTCCTCGAGCGAGAACCAGGCAATGTGGCGCTTCTGGGCATGCTGTTTCAGCTTCAGCTGCAGGAAAAGGATTGGAATCATAGCCAAAAGACGCTCACGCGGCTGCGCCAGGCCGGAGCCGATGAAGGCCTCGCAAGCTTGGCGGAAGGGCACGTGGCGCTGGCCCAACAGCAGTGGGATACAGCTGAGGCTGCATACACCAAAGCCGCTCAGCGCCGGCCATCGGCGGCCGAGCCGCTCATCGCCCTGGTGCAGCTTGATGTACGGCGCGGTCGTATGCCCCACGCGCAACAGCGTCTGGAGTCCATTCTGGCCACGTCGCCGGAGCATCCCTATGCTGCGGGATTCCTCGGCGAATTGTTGCTTACAAAAGGAGAGTCAGCTGCGGCTGTCTCCCACTTGGAGACCGCCGCTCGTGTGAATCCCAAATGGACGACCCCCTGGGTACACCTCGCCCGGCTCCATCAAGCACAGAAGCGCACGGCGGAAAGTGATGCGGTGCTTCGAAAGGGCTTGGAAGTAAGTCCGGAGAATGAACAGCTGCGTCTCTTGCTCGCGATGAGTCTGTCATCACAGGGCCAGCATAATGAAGCCATCGGTCATTACGAAATGGTCTTGAAACGCGCTCCGTCGTCGCTGGTGGCGGCGAACAATCTTGCGGCGGCGCTGGTCGACCACAAAGGCGATCCGCAGAGTCTGGAACGCGCCTTGGCGCTGAGTCGTGGGTTTGAATCGCAGAAAGCGAATCCCTATCTCCTCGACACGCTGGGATGGGCCCATCATAAGCTCGGTCACGGGGCCGATGCCGTGCGGGTGCTGCAGCAGGCTACGGCAATGGCACCTGATCATCCGATTCTCAACTATCACCTGGGTGCCGCCTATGTGAAGGTCGGGAGGGAAGCGGATGCCGTGACTCATCTCAAGAAAGCTCTGGCTTCCGGAACTCCGTTCGACGGCTTGAATGATGCCAAAACATTACTTGGAGAAGTAGCAGGATGA